The DNA region TAGTTGTCAATGGATCAAAGGATATACCATAGATTTAAGATTAATGTGAACTTGGTTTTTATGATTTTGAAAATTTGTTTCAAAAAGAAACTTTTTCAGGGTATGGGGTACATGATAAAGTAACTTCAATGTCTAGCAGAGACAATaacaaatcaaattcagaattgGGCTGGCTTCTAGAATCCTTCTAGCTTGAATCCTAAGGTTTACATCTCCATGTATCTCTCCATCATTTTGTATGATGGAGACAAGGACTTAAACTAAGAGACTTGTGGACAGTGGTACAATATATTCTCCAATTTTCACCTCTATGCTAGGATTTCTGTGCCTCTAGCTAAACTTGCATTCCATATACTTTGTTTTACTTCTACTAAAGTGGAATCTGTGTGCTTCCAAGACTTATCTTCATGTCTCTAACTTGACATTTATTTTTTCCCTCAACTTTTCAAATATGACTATATCATCCAACTGGATATGTACATGAAACTATCATAGGAAATCAGCCAATAATCCATAGTTAAACTAGTTATGAAAATAAAGcaagcaaactaaaacataTATCACATCTAAGTAGATTATAACATATATGACATATCTCATCCTCTAGGAACTACACTTCTGGTATCAAGTGCAAGCCACCCAGATTACCTCAGATAATAAGCCTTGTAAGCACTTTGACCTTCTTTAAACAGAACTGGTAAGCCATTTCGAATGAGAAAGGTTCGCAACTGGCATGGAGATTCAaaatgagaagaagaataataagAATACAAATTCACTAGAATAGAGAATGTAGTATAAATATTAGACATAATCATGGACTGAAGAGCCATTCCTATTTCCTAGCAATAACACACAGGTACAAGAACTTTTAATGAGTATTATTTCAAAGCAATTCTAAAAGCTAAGGTAAAACAAAAGGCACCAAATGGAAGCAATGATTCAATGCAGATATTCTTAAAAAGCAAGAAAGATGCTTCGATAAAGAACACTGGGATATAATTTAATGCATAAGTTGGAGTTTGGACCCCTTCTGAAAGATTATTTTTAGGCTGGTGTTTTGAGCACACATGATGTCACCAGTAGTTCCTACACAGAACACATTAGCACTGCTTTTCGGATTTCAGTTTCTCTCTTGAAGTCCCATACCTGAGGACATTATTTTAACTATGGGATTGTGTAAAATATAATGCACACCCAACAAAAAGCAGACAACCTACATTGTTGCCACTTGATAGATTTAAAccacagaaaagaaaaaagacaacGTTATCTAAAAGTGGTAATAAAAGTTATATATACTACAGGCCTCATATCACCACACAAATTTATAACTAAAATGATTATATTGATGCAATTGCTCAGAGATCTAGAACATGGATGTTTACCTTATATGTAAGAAATTTCAATTTGACCATTAAATTTGCATCTTCATCAGCAAAATCATCTTTCTCAGAGCTAGTACTATCACTTTCATTTATACTGCTTTTCATAGAAATTTCAGCTGCTTTCTCCTTGTTTGCTTTAAATAAATTGATGTCTACAAAAAATCCTGGAAAGACTAAGGAGTCAGAAGGTTGTATAAATCAATAAGCATAACAAGCAGCATATATCCTTTTTTGCACAAATCATTATCAACGTGATATAACCGTGTTTCTATTGGTCATATATATAATCATTTAACGTTGTGTTTTGTTTCAAAGGCTaaaattccaatttttttattgcaGCTTCATGAAGAGCATATTATCAATCTGGTTTACACATCACGGATTTCAGAGTCACTTCCAATAAATTTTAAGACTAATCAAAACCAAGGTCTCAGGTATCAACTATCAAGCCATATGGACTCGTAGCAATTGAGCACTCAAGTGTCCACTAAAAAATTTGGCTACTAGTTACTTGTGACACACTCTTCAAACATCATTAACCAAACAAGAGGTTGATTGTTCTTAATTTAGAAGTATTATTATGTACGATTACTTTTTCTTTCCCCAAAAAACTTATGAATGACTGAAACTAGTTTAGtgctcaagagcttcttgagaaTCTTAACTGTCACAATAATTTCCATTTCAAAATTCCTGCTCCATAATCTAGGAAGTGATAAAATTGTCAAACACATTTTGAATACAACCATTTACATCTATCGAATGCAACTACTGAACCTGAAGATATAACAAGAAGGACAACTACATGTAGATAACAACATAACCTAATATCCTAGAAGAAAGCAAGAAATATTAGCTTAAGAAGTTTGCATAAATGAATTGGATATTAGAGAAGTGGAagtaaaataaagtatttaCCTCGATACAGCGGCCACAATCCAGGTCTATGCCTGAAAGTACCAAACATTTTGTACCCATATCAAGGAAATGTATGttgtaaaataattaagatgTTCTAAGAGAATATTTTAGGAAATTAAACAAGCTGGGTTATTCAGTGGAAAAATCATATTGAAAATAGACCTCATCTCTTTTTGGTATCGTCGAAAAGCAGAATCACTGTGTACATGAATGACCATTTTGTAAAACACGTTGTCGCTTGATATGGCATCAACCTTGTGGAAGTTATGATAACATTTGAATGCAGCAGGGAAGCGTTTTTCCCTCATCAGTCGAATAATTTCctgattcaaattcaaataaaagcTATGACTATGAACTTGGCAGAAAACAATTAAgcattttttagaaaaaaggtGGAATCATAAACTGCAGagcaaaattaaatgaaaatgtCAACAATTCTTAACTGGGAGGCCCTTTAAACCATGTGTTGAGGAAGCTATTTCAGACATGAAAAGGCTTAATTACAGGGAAACAAATAATTTGAAAGGCATCCAAGTAATTTGGCAATATATTAAAAGCCAGGATATACAAGCTTGCACATGAACAAAGTTTAATACTTGACGAAATTGACATGATTCCATGTATAAGGTTATATGATATAAGAAAGCCTAGACTGACCTGCAACTTTTTTGTTGAATAGTCTGCAGGATGGGCTTGTAAAAATTTTGAAACAACAGATCTGTCTACATTTCTTGAATGAATATCAGCACCATCAGTCCCATACCAATCTGAATAGTCAGGACAAAAAGAGCTGCCAACACTCTCGAGAAGTGCTTTTATTTGCTGCAGAAGCATTCCAAATCACAAAATTGAATTACTATAAAACCATCTCCTGGAGTGACAAGAATTGCAATACTACTTCTAATCATGGTAATGTAGTTTACCCTATACCTGCTTTTCATCAGATCTATTTGCTGCACAAATTTCCCTTAGACTTGGTCCGAAATCAAGGGCAACtgaaagaaaaaagataaaTCACATATTtagtttaaagtttaaactGCAATCTGTGCTTTGACTAACATTTAGGAGTTTCAAAAGAAAGTGTCTTGGACAGGGGGGAGGGGTAAGTAACTGTTACATCATTGAAGAAGTCCTATTTTTCAGAACTGCTTGGACTAAATATTGGTTTTATGATCCCAACACATACTTAATCATATTTACTAAACAGTCAAGCATATATGACATAGCATAAAATGAATATATTGATAAATAACAAGGCATTCAACTAAGAAAACGATAGAGCAGCTTGCAACAATATTTAGAGAATCAATCAGCATACCTCCATCAGCAGGTGGAGGAGGAAATTCTTTCAAAACTTTTTCAATATGGTTTGAACTCTCATGACTCACAAGACGAGCAACAAGACCCTCTAAAATTTCTCCTTGGGCTTTTACATGGTCTTTTGAACCTGCAGTTACAAAAGTATATCTAAATATGCAGTGAATAAGACAAAGAGGTCATGCAAAGAGAATGGATACTTAAATGAGACTAGTAATAGTAGAAAATGAAATACTAGAATCAACCATGTTGAACGGAATTGAAACAAGAAGAAATACAAATCTATAAAACTACGAAGGATTACATTACACAACCATGCTAAGCTTAAAACTCATACCTGGTACAGATACGTCTGCAATTTCATCAAGAACCTTGCATACAGACGTTGCAGTACCTTCCTCACATAAGGCATCATAGGCAGCAAAGAAGGAAGAGGCTGATTTTCTACATTTACATAAAGGTGTGAAAATGAAACCAAATTTTTCTTATGCTCTTGAAGACTTTCAGCAGATTATATTAAGGATAAAAATCTAAGCCAACATGTTTTACTTGACATAAAATATGATCAACAGAACACTTCTcggtaaataataaaattagctCAACAGAATCTATTATATAGTAATTTGAAATCTAATTAAAATCAACCAAAGAAAAGGAATCATAAGAAATTTGTGTACTAACATTCTTTAAAGTACAGCCTACAGTTCTTAAGACTAGACCAACCTAACAATAAAAAACAGTTctattagtaaaaaaaaaataccattacatgaagaaagaaaaactgatGTCAAACACCTCTAAGAATTTTGTAAATAGAATACCAACACCAACAAATCAGATTTTATTCAAATCAAATTACAAATTTTGAAATGTCATATTTAATGTAAGTCATTTAGAATATGTCAAGTAATAAAGGtcctctatttatatttttaatcaaCAAAAATCCTAAATGTTCACCTTGTTGAAAACAACCACACATGATTTGTCGGTAGGCGccattttctgcaaaaagcaaTTATCTCAGGAGTTGAATAGAACTTTGGCTTTCCATTTCCCAGTTCAGTGACTGCTGTAACTACCACTGCTCAGAACAAGAAAAACCAGTGAATATGAGATATGAAAGGAAGTTATTCAAAATTCCGTATGAAAGGCGTCTTTAAACAAAAATATTCTAAGTTGGAAGCGTTGTTGGTTTCTTACATGCAGCAGACAATTTCCATGTCAGAAATAACTCAAAAAGTATTGCAAAAATTTCATTCCCTTTTAACTCACGGTCCTGGAGAAAACTACGAGTCACCGTGCTTACAATTACACTAATGGTAGAAATCAGACACATAGCCGTTACTGAAAGATCTCACAAAGGTGTAGAccataattaaaacaaaaacacacacaaaaaacgTATGAAAAACGGTAACCATAGCTATAAGCCTATAACCATACAGCTCAGCATATACATCTGTATAATATTCCTTATAATTCAACATCTGAAATCTAACATAACTACAAGCAGATAATTTAACCTTGATTGAAAATTTAATACATCAAACTTGGGCTTATTTCGTTGAGACAAAGTAAAATTAATCCTTTTTTAGGTAACAGTTTGAACTCTTTCTCAGTTTGTACCTAGCTCTTCAACTGCAGCTAAAAACGCTAGTGTTCAAAATACTAGGAATTTTCTGGAGCCCATAATCTAAAAGAATATTACCAAAATCTTCTTGCGGACGCTGCCCATGGTCTCCAAGTACAGCTGTTACTAGTTCCATTGATATGCACATATGGTTTCTCTGTAAGAGAAGACAATAGttatgtttatttcttgatCTTGAGCATGAACTTATACTTGAAAGTTAAGTGAACTAGCAATAGAATGCTACACCCATTCACAGCTACAGAAGGAATATAACTAATAGCCCTATTAAGTGAAAAGTGCATGTTGATAGGGGGAGAAATACATCAGTCAAAATGACAAACAAAATGCAAGTATGCCGAGTTCCATAAACAAGAAAAACAGAAAATCAAATGATCATAAATCACGTGCTGAAAGATTGACATTTTATTCACAAGCTAATTGTCCATACATTTCGATCATCAATCCTGAAAGTGATTTAAAAGAACAACCAAAAAAAAGTGGTAGAAATTTCAGCAAATAAAGATTAgcaattaataataaatattcaaATTAAGGTATTTTAAACCATTCTTCTAAAAACACTACAAATTGAACCAGACAACCAGGACATGCACCTGGAATTCTGCAGATAAAAAGAAAAGGTCTAAATATGCACATAGTGACCAAATGTTTGGGACAGAAAATATAACAATCTTTAACTAAATATATTAAGCAAGTCTGAGCATCTTAGTAGAACATTtttaaacaaaatttaaaacttaGAAAAAATAGCCTGCACTCCCTTTTCTAATGCCATGCTCTAAATATAGTTATTGTTGCCAAACATATTTGTAGCTAAAACTGGTCCCATCATTGAAGATGTTTTTGCTCACATCACTGCAGAATCCTAGAGATGATATTGAATTTCATCCTTCTTTATATAtagtttatatttttacctcaagaaaattattaaattcaGCCTGTTTTTTCGAAGCTTCAGTTCCCCAAGCCTCACGAAACATCCGCCCAAGAACAAATACACCAACAGCAGTATATCTGTACAGAAAAAACGGTATGATAAATAAATAGCAAAAATTAGCCACACAATATGGGATAATAAAGTAAAAGTTGTTTGGAGAAAGGGGTGCACCACAACAATCATACTCCTAGAAAATCATTTATGTTAATTTCATGCTATTCACCATTTATATAATACTGCATGACCATTAGTCGtaacaaaggaaaaacaaagaaaacatcaagcacaaaataaatataaagggaaaacataaataaagaaataatcTCTCATAAGAGCATACATATTTCCAAAACTGTTTTTTGCATAAGCTCCACCCTCATGGCCCGCATACATAAAAAGAGAACCAGAATGTTTAAGTGAAACCTGCACATGCAAGTCAATAAAATCAAGTCAACCACTGAAAATGAATAAAATCAAAGTTTATCCAACTAGTCATTCACCAGAAGGAGAAAAAACTTTACATAAGGTCAACAACAATCACCATACCTCTAAGGTAGCCAAACCTTTTGATACCATCTCAATCATCCTTGTCCTGGTCTGTAGGCATATAGAAGACAGACAAGTAACAGtttaaaaacaataaatagATAGGAAAATGCAGGTAAGAGAAAATTACCCTATCCATACAATCATCAATTATATAAGTTTGTAAAGAATAAAAAAAGAAGCAAAAACCTGATTCAGATTCAATAAATGTGCTCTTTAATATTTCTTCAAAGAAGTATGGATTATCATGCATAACAACAAATCATGTGGCTGTTGGGACCATTCTCTTAGAGTCTAGTCTTAAAAACTGTGATTCTTTCATCCCTGAGAGAACTTAGGCTGCTAGCAAATGTGCAGGGATTTGGAGTGCTAGCACTGAGCAGAGTATTTTTAACTTAAAGAgacaaattcctttatattttaGCTAACATCCTCCATATCAAACAGAAATCCTTCGAAGAGATAAGTGTATAATTCCCGAATCATTTATCCCATCCTCCCGACATCCTAAACTCCAGAAGGAAGAAACGTGCCACGTAAGGTTCCACAAGAATTATGTTTAATTGTCTAGACTAGTACTATCCCACTAGGCTGAAATTTAAACAAGCAATACATTTACAAAGAAAAAGCATATAAACTATGAAAGTTCTTCAGAGTTTCACATAACACATTTCAAACATATAAGCTCAAATCAGAAAAACAAAACAGGAAAAAGAGCAATGGAAAGTTCATAATATACCTCTTGATCTGACTTTTCATTCTCAAATTTGGGGTAGAAAGTTGCTCTGATATGTGCTTGTGAGTAGGTAGAGTTGTCCACTTCGAATTTTTCCAACAGATTGCCTTGAAATAACTTGCTCAAACCAGCACTACTAATGCTACTCTTCTGAGGTGAAGCCACACCAGTAGCATCAACCCTTGCACCATCAACCGCGACTTTACCCGCCGGTTTGTTGTCAACTTCAGTTGCAGCAGTAGTTCCATATGATTTAGGTTTCCAAATTGCACCCTTATTAGCATGCCCTAACCCCGTTTGCTCACTGTTTtcaccaatatgcattccggcaAGCTTGTTAGAAACAGTTTCAGAACCAGTTGCAGAATCTCCCATAGTCGATGATAACGGCGCCTCATTCTTCGGTTCCTCCTTCCATTGCTGGCCACCGTGACCACCACTTCGCTGCAGCAAAATCCTCAACCAAttaaacatcatcatcatcatagcGTTTTCCACTAAAAAACTAGCACCGATTCACAAAATTTCACAGTAAAACTAAGCAAATGCTATAATCGAAAATCAGTTATCGACGGTTATCCTGAACCTGAATCAGTTGCGTAACTGAAATCAGTTATCGACGGTGATTTCTACGTGAAAAGTGAAAACCTAATTTGACGGTGCGGTGGGAGAATGGAGGGAGTACGTACCTGATTGAGAGGCATTGTTGAGGGAGGAAGGGTGCAGAAGAAGCGGTGGGAGGAggggaggaagaggaaggttctGGAAGTTGAgagagggaggaggaggatgcgGTGGGAGAATGTGCAGAGAAACTTATGCGGTGCCGACATTCAAGAGAGAAACGACGAGTGAGTGACTGAGTGAGCACTGACTCGGCGGTTTTTCCAGAAGCGGCGTTGCTGCGCCAGAGAGACCCGGCAAAAGGGTAGTAACTGTTTGTTGGAGGTGATGCCAAACACAGAACACGTGTTTGCAGATTAATTACCCTGCACGCGCGATGTACATGATTATTATATTATGAGATTGTAAAGTGATTATGATTTATGACGCAGGCTTGCCGCGCgttttgatgaagatgttgCGCGTGTTTCCGACTTTCCGGTCTGATGCAGGAGCAATTAAATTAGGaagttattatttttagtatttctaaataaataaatttaggatttattatgtttttttaattaagttagaATCTTTATGATCTTACTTATTTTTTGTtaggaacttatttattttcaattaggatcttttatttttcattaggatcttttaggatattatttatttttctgttaggatattttcttttcctatttaagcacttgAAAGGCATAGCCTATTTCAGGTTATTATTGACAATCAAAAAAACGAGAATTTTCTCAAATCTTGGTGGATTCCGGTTTTCTGTTACTTAGGGTTTTGTGTTTGCAAACCCTTGTGCATTCCGCTGTGTCAGATTATAACAAGTGGTAGAGTGACATGAGTCCATTTTTAGAAATTTACTTGTGAACATCACAAAGTCACAGTTAATTGCAAAAGCGGTAGGTTCAACTAGAATTAATTGTCAAATGAAATGTTAAAAAAGTTATTAACACTTATTAATTATTAACTGAGATCAAAGATCTTGTGAGCCGGGATTGGGCAGTGGTACACTCCGGGAGGGGAATTTTTGTGCGGATTTCCTTGTGAAACATGGGACTAGTCAAGATGAAGTGTTGGTGCTTCTGTCAAACCCATTGGAGGGAATGAGTTTGCTGCTCCTTGTTGTTTCCTTGGGGGCCTCGTTTGTGAGATcatagttttttcttttctttagacCATGTACCAAAAAACTGAGAGAGTGACAACTACAGTTTATCAAATTGACTATAGAAGTATTCAGATAGGGTGGAAATAGGTCAGGCTGTACGTCAAGGGCTTACAGTCTGGTTGTCAAAGGCTTAGCCTAGCTTGACTCGTTTATTAAAAAAGTCAAGCTTGTTTGGCCTGATAGGTTAGTCCACTTATTTTTTAATGATGAGAGCGAGTTTGTATTACatcttttgttaaaaaaaaaccaaagattCTTATAAGAGCTACaatttaaatattttccttgtgtatattaataaaaattgttttacaATTACAAGTCATATGAGGAGGGATGAAGATACTCTCAATTGTAAAAAGTTTGACCATGTTAAGTTTCATTATCTCGTccttgatttaattttttttattattaaacaCACAAAAATCAATGATTAAATTGTAAAACATGGTTAAGGTTTTTTTTCGCAATTAAGAGAATCCCGATCCAAGAGGGTTTTAGTTACACCTTTGAATGGGATTATCTATTggtgtagaaaaaaaaaattaggactACAATTAAAATTGGATCATGTTATTTCTAGGTGGTGTCCTACAATAAAATCAATAAGTGAGAGCATTTAttgaaatataatatattttttctgcATTGAAAAATTACAAAACAATCGTAAACTACCCACTACCTAATGAGTTCATCAACATGAGAGTCTCCAATTCAAAGGACGGCGTCCAAAACACGAATAGCTGGAGTTGACTCCCCCGCACCCAATCTAGCAAGGTGGTCCGCTACACAGTTGCACTCACGATGAATCCTCCTAATCACCACCTCCCAATCCCTCGTCATGAAACCCCAGATCTCTTCAAGTCCAGGAACGGTCCACTTCGTGCCTCCACACCGCGTTGATTAACAACTCCTCACAAGTTCAATTTTagggaaaataatatatatatatatatatatatataaggaaaATATTGAAATTGTCACTCTTATAAGAATCTTTTAAGAGTATGTGGTTTTTTCAACAAAAGATCTAATAAACTCGCCCTCATCATTAAAAAGAAAGTATGTAAATCAATCACAAGTTCAATTTTAGGGAAAATAATTTGTTAGGAGAGATAGTTACAATTTTCTAAATGGGTGGAGACCTCCGTCAAAAGACCGCAAAAATCACTTAGCAGTTGTGTCATATATCACCCCTAACAAAATGCAAGTTTTGTATTAAAGTAACAAAGAATGAAGAGGTAACTAGCACacacaaaaagaatgaaggggTAATGGAGTTGTGGGAGTAATAGAATAGAGCTCAAAATAAGTTTATGAAGGGTTCAGCAGCCCAAAGGCAGGGGCAGAAACACTGActttattttctttccttcactGCTCCATTGGAGATGGAGCAAAACTATATGATATATACATCATAAAATTATGTTGTTTGGCCAGAAAAATGGAGAGAAAAATTAAATACCATTTTGTCCTATCATGTGTACTTTCCTAGTTTGCGGCACAAAGACCACTGTTTGCTATTTCTTTCTGTTCAATAATGGGTTCTAGGGTAGTTTGATCTACTATTTCTATAGGAATGCTCCTGAGAGGGCCTTGTGGGGTTCCAAAGAGTGTAGTAAATATCTGTCTATGGCATTCATCACAAAAGTAGATATAGGTGAAATGGCCTTCATATGGGAGCTTATGTACTGCAGCTCCAGGCAGCACACGATGCACAAAATCAGTCATTGATGGGGGAACCACTCTATCATCCATTCCCTGTTAACATTGCACTGCAATAAGTCATATTTTCACCCCAAACAGAAGTCATGTGTTGATGAAAATAGAATTAGAGCATGCAAATAAGTGTTGAACATGAACATAGGTGAACACATGATAATTGACAAGTACTGGGGGAAGACAGGTAAAAGAAGATGATAGTATATAGGTAGCGAGTTGCTGTAAATTGAAGATGATATGGAAAATAATTTACCTATGATGGTTTGGGAAATTATAACCAATTGACAAGGTGTTGCAAAGTAAAAGGTTAATAGTGCAGAAGATTCTGATTAAGGATGCATGTGGGTAAACAGTTTACTTAAGTGCTTATGGAAGAAACGCTTATTCATAAGATAATTTGATAAGCTTAATGAAATAAACTTAAAACAACTCATAGATtgtataagcgcttattcataaactGATCtgaacaacttatgaaaataagcataAACTACTTGTAGGTGGGTCATaagttattttcataagcttacCCAAACACTTGTTATTGAAAAAGCTaaaataaactcttccaaatGCGACCTAAATGTTATTGAATGATTGATAATGGGCCTCCATATAGAGGAGTTGGGGGATCAAAACATAGATGAACTCACCTGCCATATATGTATTGGACCAAGAAAGCCCGTATACTCCTGAGTTTCAGTGAAAATTTCCTTAAGCCAACTAAGCACATTATTACTCTGTTTTCGCTTCTGCAACTTGAGGTCTTTCAGGGTGAAACCCCAATCTGAGACCTGCAAAGCAGCTTCCTCCACAAACGGTTTCACATTTCCCTGTCTGATAGATTCTTCCACATCCCTTTGCCAGAACTCCTCATAAATTGGATCTTCCATCAGTGCTTTGTCCTGAAAGAAGCATTAACATCTTCCATGAGTAGATGTACATCTAAAATGTTCAAAACTCCCAGTATAGCATAAGTCCTCAGAAGTCAGAACCAACTTTTGGAAACACATTTTACATTACATATAATTAGCTAGACTCGTGAGCTTGGGCTCTGTAATTTTTATACATGTTTAAAATGTCTCATTGCTATCAATTTCAACAAAAGTTCAACAACGATTTATTGATTTATGCTTTAAATTTCAATATTTGAACAGATCATATGAGGATGCCAAGAATTTCCTTCAGCAATAGGCCCTCTATTTTCCATATACTCTTATCAGAAATCGGTTTCATTGTACCTCTAATGCTTAATCCATCTTACTAGAATATAGTTTGCAGACATAAAGTGGATATCTGTTGAAATGTAGAATAATTGAAGCAAAGACAAAAAGAGATAAGCAAAGCTTCCCTTACCCTCGTTCCCAGAGATAAAGACAGCCACTTATCAATCTGACCATGCTTTCCTGACAAGAAACTTTGCTTATAGAAGAAACCAAGAAGTCTAGGAAACCTCAGAGCTAAGGAGAACATGAATTTTCTTCTTCGTGTCCATTTATTCCAAGTTCTTCGTCTCTCTTCGTTTGTCATGATAGGATCATACGGGTTCACCATGGGAGCAAACATGGCGGCACCTGAATTAAATACATCACAGATTAATTTCATAATGCAAGGATCCTGCTTATTCTCTCTCAAGAACCCTGTTCTATTGATGTGACACAGATATATGACATAACATCTTTTGCTAGAAAGGCATTATTTCCAATGCTATAAGATGCAAACTTATTATAACTCACTTTAAACAATTTATTCAAGTGTTTTAGATGAGAGAAAAGAACAAAAGTCCTAATTAAAATGTAACAGAGTACACTAAAACACAAGTACAAGATAGTTGTTA from Lotus japonicus ecotype B-129 chromosome 2, LjGifu_v1.2 includes:
- the LOC130740444 gene encoding tRNA ligase 1-like isoform X1; translation: MSAPHKFLCTFSHRILLLPLSTSRTFLFLPSSHRFFCTLPPSTMPLNQRSGGHGGQQWKEEPKNEAPLSSTMGDSATGSETVSNKLAGMHIGENSEQTGLGHANKGAIWKPKSYGTTAATEVDNKPAGKVAVDGARVDATGVASPQKSSISSAGLSKLFQGNLLEKFEVDNSTYSQAHIRATFYPKFENEKSDQETRTRMIEMVSKGLATLEVSLKHSGSLFMYAGHEGGAYAKNSFGNIYTAVGVFVLGRMFREAWGTEASKKQAEFNNFLERNHMCISMELVTAVLGDHGQRPQEDFVVVTAVTELGNGKPKFYSTPEIIAFCRKWRLPTNHVWLFSTRKSASSFFAAYDALCEEGTATSVCKVLDEIADVSVPGSKDHVKAQGEILEGLVARLVSHESSNHIEKVLKEFPPPPADGVALDFGPSLREICAANRSDEKQQIKALLESVGSSFCPDYSDWYGTDGADIHSRNVDRSVVSKFLQAHPADYSTKKLQEIIRLMREKRFPAAFKCYHNFHKVDAISSDNVFYKMVIHVHSDSAFRRYQKEMRHRPGLWPLYRGFFVDINLFKANKEKAAEISMKSSINESDSTSSEKDDFADEDANLMVKLKFLTYKLRTFLIRNGLPVLFKEGQSAYKAYYLRQMKIWGTSPGKQKELSKMLDEWAVHIRRKCGNKQLSSSIYLSEAEPFLEQFAKRSPQNQALIGSAGSLVRTEDFLAIVEEGQDEEGDLVAERDMAPSGPSISVKDTVPKNEGLIVFFPGIPGCAKSALCKELLNAQGGLGDDRPVHSLMGDLIKGKYWQKVAEERRKKPNSIMLADKNAPNKEVWRQIEDMCLRTKASAVPVVPESEGTDSNPFSLDALAVFMFRVLQRVNHPGNLDKASPNAGYVLLMFYDLYDGESRKEFEGELIERFGSLVKMPLLKSDRNPLPEAVQCILKEGIDLFKLHSKRHGSILNPVSKSNHHSPELRAPARTCSRLIANERTQICKFSGEGLISDGETKTGAKLESTKGSYAKEWIKWEKQLRDILNQTAEYFNSIQVPFDFAVKQVSEQLRNIAKGEYTAPDTETRKLGAIVFAAISVPVAEIQGVLNNLAEKNPKIDAFLKGNHLENLNRAHLTLAHKRSHGIKAVADYGLWLHIKVPVELTALLLSDKMAALEACPGSVDGDKIVSKNAWPHITLWTGEGVAAKDANMLPQLFAEGKANRIDFNPPISIYGTMEFY
- the LOC130740444 gene encoding tRNA ligase 1-like isoform X2, with the protein product MSAPHKFLCTFSHRILLLPLSTSRTFLFLPSSHRFFCTLPPSTMPLNQRSGGHGGQQWKEEPKNEAPLSSTMGDSATGSETVSNKLAGMHIGENSEQTGLGHANKGAIWKPKSYGTTAATEVDNKPAGKVAVDGARVDATGVASPQKSSISSAGLSKLFQGNLLEKFEVDNSTYSQAHIRATFYPKFENEKSDQETRTRMIEMVSKGLATLEVSLKHSGSLFMYAGHEGGAYAKNSFGNIYTAVGVFVLGRMFREAWGTEASKKQAEFNNFLERNHMCISMELVTAVLGDHGQRPQEDFVVVTAVTELGNGKPKFYSTPEIIAFCRKWRLPTNHVWLFSTRKSASSFFAAYDALCEEGTATSVCKVLDEIADVSVPGSKDHVKAQGEILEGLVARLVSHESSNHIEKVLKEFPPPPADGVALDFGPSLREICAANRSDEKQQIKALLESVGSSFCPDYSDWYGTDGADIHSRNVDRSVVSKFLQAHPADYSTKKLQEIIRLMREKRFPAAFKCYHNFHKVDAISSDNVFYKMVIHVHSDSAFRRYQKEMRHRPGLWPLYRGFFVDINLFKANKEKAAEISMKSSINESDSTSSEKDDFADEDANLMVKLKFLTYKLRTFLIRNGLPVLFKEGQSAYKAYYLRQMKIWGTSPGKQKELSKMLDEWAVHIRRKCGNKQLSSSIYLSEAEPFLEQFAKRSPQNQALIGSAGSLVRTEDFLAIVEEGQDEEGDLVAERDMAPSGPSISVKDTVPKNEGLIVFFPGIPGCAKSALCKELLNAQGGLGDDRPVHSLMGDLIKGKYWQKVAEERRKKPNSIMLADKNAPNKEVWRQIEDMCLRTKASAVPVVPESEGTDSNPFSLDALAVFMFRVLQRVNHPGNLDKASPNAGYVLLMFYDLYDGESRKEFEGELIERFGSLVKMPLLKSDRNPLPEAVQCILKEGIDLFKLHSKRHGRLESTKGSYAKEWIKWEKQLRDILNQTAEYFNSIQVPFDFAVKQVSEQLRNIAKGEYTAPDTETRKLGAIVFAAISVPVAEIQGVLNNLAEKNPKIDAFLKGNHLENLNRAHLTLAHKRSHGIKAVADYGLWLHIKVPVELTALLLSDKMAALEACPGSVDGDKIVSKNAWPHITLWTGEGVAAKDANMLPQLFAEGKANRIDFNPPISIYGTMEFY